The Branchiostoma lanceolatum isolate klBraLanc5 chromosome 10, klBraLanc5.hap2, whole genome shotgun sequence genome has a window encoding:
- the LOC136442984 gene encoding nectin-4-like: MEARKAGVLLILAGFLCTNVVRGQTGIELTLPRSVNAVDGKGVVLPAAYSTNRRINLIEWSVIDRTNTKERRPVFLFNPNTGVFNTGRNYGRRVHLEEQASLRIDHTRREDAGTYVLKLTTDDLQTTEAQVELVVMVPPSVRVGPSNPHVVTKGKSVTLTCSVRNGFPNITSLTWQKNGIPIERLTPDDLKYTAGTLKSPNLVIRSVDRTDAGKYTCAVSHPAEDKDIKSAMSLNVLYPAAIIRISEAHTVPAKESVTLQCIAEGNPLPNMTWTRDGVVMPSKLQSVSGDLRSCSMVLHNTRMNETGSYTCKAWNGIDKPDAKPVFLTIGR, encoded by the exons ATGGAGGCTCGGAAAGCCGGGGTGTTGCTGATCTTGGCGGGTTTTCTCTGCACAAACG TTGTTCGTGGCCAGACCGGGATAGAGCTCACCTTACCGCGAAGTGTCAACGCAGTGGACGGGAAAGGAGTCGTCCTCCCCGCCGCCTACTCAACCAACAGACGCATCAACCTGATCGAGTGGAGCGTCATCGACAGAACCAACACAAAGGAACGGAGACCTGTCTTCCTCTTTAATCCCAACACGGGGGTGTTCAACACCGGGAGGAACTATGGAAGAAGGGTTCATCTCGAAGAGCAGGCATCGCTGCGGATAGATCACACCAGAAGGGAGGACGCTGGCACATACGTGCTGAAGTTAACAACTGATGACTTGCAAACGACAGAGGCACAAGTCGAGCTGGTGGTGATGG TGCCTCCGTCAGTGCGCGTCGGCCCATCAAATCCTCATGTCGTTACAAAAGGAAAGAGCGTGACCCTGACATGCTCCGTCAGGAACGGGTTTCCCAACATCACGTCACTCACCTGGCAGAAGAATGGCATCCCCATAGAGAGGCTGACCCCTGATGACCTCAAGTACACGGCGGGAACTTTGAAGTCTCCTAACCTCGTCATTCGCAGTGTGGACAGGACGGATGCTGGGAAATACACATGCGCAGTCAGCCATCCGGCCGAGGATAAGGATATAAAAAGCGCCATGTCCTTGAACGTATTAT ACCCTGCAGCGATCATACGTATATCTGAAGCACACACGGTCCCGGCTAAAGAAAGCGTGACGCTACAGTGCATCGCCGAGGGGAACCCCCTCCCCAACATGACGTGGACGCGGGACGGAGTCGTCATGCCGTCAAAGCTCCAGTCGGTGTCCGGTGACCTGCGGTCCTGTAGCATGGTACTACACAACACCAGGATGAACGAGACCGGATCCTACACATGTAAAGCCTGGAATGGCATCGACAAGCCAGATGCCAAACCAGTGTTCCTCACCATTGGTC gaTAA
- the LOC136443737 gene encoding CD2-associated protein-like isoform X1: MSTVAIVIGVTVGFLWVSLCFILLVCYIRRRRHRAEKTKFAFYYNLGKREPNKADEKSEEGPKVPAKPRLSAPMNTGIGTMRKSKKGQDMAERRYAKVLYPYLPIEENELCLQIDDVIEVLEGEDGGWCLGYLRGRIGLFPSNYVSFLKANEGKPVAPPRGGIELDETGKRSI; this comes from the exons ATGAGCACGGTTGCCATAGTGATCGGAGTGACGGTCGGCTTCCTGTGGGTCAGCCTCTGTTTCATCCTGCTCGTCTGCTACATCCGGCGGCGCCGTCACAGAGCCGAGAAAACTAAGTTCGCCTTCTACTACAACCTGGGGAAGAGAGAACCCAACAAGGCTGACGAGAAGTCGGAAGAGGGGCCCAAGGTCCCAG CCAAACCCCGACTATCTGCACCCATGAACACGGGCATTGGAACCATGAGAAAGTCCAAGAAGGGACAA GATATGGCAGAGAGAAGGTACGCGAAGGTACTCTACCCGTACCTGCCAATCGAGGAGAACGAGTTGTGCCTCCagattgatgacgtcatcgaggtGCTGGAGGGGGAAGATGGCGGCTGGTGCCTAGGTTACCTGAGGGGCAGGATAGGCCTGTTCCCCTCCAACTACGTCTCTTTCCTCAAGGCGAATGAAG GTAAACCAGTTGCCCCTCCTCGTGGGGGAATTGAGCTGGATGAAACTGGAAAACGCAGCATCTAG
- the LOC136443737 gene encoding CD2-associated protein-like isoform X2, translating into MSTVAIVIGVTVGFLWVSLCFILLVCYIRRRRHRAEKTKFAFYYNLGKREPNKADEKSEEGPKVPAKPRLSAPMNTGIGTMRKSKKGQERRYAKVLYPYLPIEENELCLQIDDVIEVLEGEDGGWCLGYLRGRIGLFPSNYVSFLKANEGKPVAPPRGGIELDETGKRSI; encoded by the exons ATGAGCACGGTTGCCATAGTGATCGGAGTGACGGTCGGCTTCCTGTGGGTCAGCCTCTGTTTCATCCTGCTCGTCTGCTACATCCGGCGGCGCCGTCACAGAGCCGAGAAAACTAAGTTCGCCTTCTACTACAACCTGGGGAAGAGAGAACCCAACAAGGCTGACGAGAAGTCGGAAGAGGGGCCCAAGGTCCCAG CCAAACCCCGACTATCTGCACCCATGAACACGGGCATTGGAACCATGAGAAAGTCCAAGAAGGGACAAG AGAGAAGGTACGCGAAGGTACTCTACCCGTACCTGCCAATCGAGGAGAACGAGTTGTGCCTCCagattgatgacgtcatcgaggtGCTGGAGGGGGAAGATGGCGGCTGGTGCCTAGGTTACCTGAGGGGCAGGATAGGCCTGTTCCCCTCCAACTACGTCTCTTTCCTCAAGGCGAATGAAG GTAAACCAGTTGCCCCTCCTCGTGGGGGAATTGAGCTGGATGAAACTGGAAAACGCAGCATCTAG